A part of Streptomyces sp. NBC_01210 genomic DNA contains:
- a CDS encoding amino acid permease has protein sequence MTATAPTDVRPDPPENDRGGDATALAGFGYRQELHRSMGRYASFAAGFSFISVLTTVFQFFAFGFSFGGAAFFWTWPAVLAGQLLVAACFAELAARYPLSGAIYQWSTRLSTPSFGWFAGWIMVIGQIVVVAAAALALQVVLPAIWPGFQLFGGDPSPVTPSGAANAALLAVVLLVLTTAVNLLDNRVMSAVNRIGVTAEIIGAVLIVVLLLTHSERGAGVTLHTGGQGGAIGALLVGSFTAAYVLIGFDSAGELSEETRSPRRTAPRTILLALVSAGVLGGLLLLGGVLAAPSLTDGRLATEGLSYVLTSSLGDGVGKALLIDVVIAIAVATLAIQTAGARMLFSMARDGVLPFSARLAKVSPRTGMPAGPALAVGAAAAALGLLNLASPEAFLAIGTTCIAMLYLAYAMVTGPMLVRRLRGEWARGPGADEVDESGRPLFSLGRWGLPVNIVALAYGLFMTVNLAWPRAAVYDPSGGHWYFQWFTVLFLLGTVGIGAIARAWRARRAIPAPEAGPAPEAGPAGGLPEGAA, from the coding sequence ATGACCGCCACCGCACCCACCGACGTACGACCCGATCCCCCGGAGAACGACCGCGGCGGCGACGCGACCGCGCTGGCCGGCTTCGGCTACCGGCAGGAGCTGCACCGCAGCATGGGGCGCTACGCCTCCTTCGCCGCCGGGTTCTCCTTCATCTCCGTCCTCACCACGGTCTTCCAGTTCTTCGCGTTCGGCTTCTCCTTCGGTGGCGCGGCCTTCTTCTGGACCTGGCCTGCCGTGCTGGCCGGGCAGTTGCTGGTCGCGGCCTGCTTCGCCGAACTCGCCGCCCGCTACCCGCTGTCGGGCGCGATCTACCAGTGGTCGACACGGCTCAGCACACCGTCCTTCGGCTGGTTCGCGGGCTGGATCATGGTGATCGGCCAGATCGTGGTGGTCGCCGCGGCAGCCCTGGCACTCCAGGTCGTACTCCCCGCGATCTGGCCGGGCTTCCAGCTGTTCGGCGGCGACCCGTCGCCCGTGACGCCGTCGGGCGCCGCGAACGCCGCGCTGCTCGCGGTCGTACTCCTCGTCCTGACCACCGCCGTCAACCTCCTCGACAACCGCGTCATGTCCGCCGTCAACCGCATCGGTGTGACCGCGGAGATCATCGGCGCGGTGCTGATCGTGGTGCTGCTCCTGACCCACTCCGAGCGTGGCGCGGGCGTCACCCTGCACACCGGCGGCCAGGGCGGAGCGATCGGCGCGCTGCTCGTCGGCTCCTTCACTGCGGCGTACGTCCTCATCGGCTTCGACAGCGCCGGCGAACTCAGCGAGGAGACCCGCAGCCCTCGCCGTACCGCCCCGCGCACGATCCTTCTCGCGCTGGTCTCGGCCGGTGTACTCGGCGGACTGCTGCTGCTCGGCGGGGTGCTGGCCGCGCCGAGTCTGACCGACGGGCGGCTCGCGACCGAGGGTCTGTCGTACGTCCTCACCAGCAGCCTCGGCGACGGTGTCGGCAAGGCGCTGCTCATCGATGTGGTGATCGCCATCGCGGTGGCCACGCTGGCCATCCAGACGGCGGGCGCCCGGATGCTCTTCTCGATGGCGCGCGACGGCGTCCTGCCCTTCTCGGCCCGCCTCGCAAAAGTCTCCCCGCGCACCGGAATGCCGGCCGGCCCCGCCCTGGCCGTCGGCGCGGCGGCCGCGGCGCTGGGCCTGCTCAACCTCGCCTCGCCGGAGGCCTTCCTCGCCATCGGCACGACCTGCATCGCCATGCTGTATCTGGCCTACGCGATGGTGACGGGCCCGATGCTGGTACGCAGACTGCGCGGCGAATGGGCCCGCGGCCCCGGCGCCGACGAGGTGGACGAGTCGGGCCGCCCACTGTTCTCGCTCGGCCGCTGGGGCCTGCCGGTCAACATCGTGGCACTGGCGTACGGCCTGTTCATGACGGTGAACCTGGCCTGGCCGCGGGCGGCGGTGTACGACCCGTCGGGCGGGCACTGGTACTTCCAGTGGTTCACGGTGCTGTTCCTGCTGGGCACGGTGGGAATCGGAGCGATTGCGCGCGCGTGGAGGGCGCGCCGGGCGATCCCGGCACCGGAGGCCGGGCCGGCGCCGGAGGCCGGTCCCGCCGGAGGGCTGCCGGAAGGTGCGGCGTAG
- a CDS encoding ADP-ribosylglycohydrolase family protein has translation MNRVNRVNRMDRVIGTVVGSAVGDALGAPFEFREPGVYTTQFPDGVGEMSGGGGWDPGEATDDTQMAVLVGESLLERNGLDLPDIFGRFQRWAADDPKDIGLQTEDVLTNGSPWDLAAPLHFHITGRAAGNGSVMRASTSAVYFAGAGTRATMAAARRIAALTHGDRAAWEGTAILHELVRAALDGADPLTAVPPTLQLVDADYRAGWAKVLAADWHPDEATEFNGAVWPCLGSALWALRTTASYEESVAAAIDLGGDTDTVAAVTGMLAGAVYGIGAIPTRWLEPLHVPLPGYGGRVLRLAELTWLAEALES, from the coding sequence ATGAACCGCGTGAACCGCGTCAACCGCATGGACCGAGTGATCGGCACAGTCGTAGGCTCGGCGGTCGGCGACGCGCTGGGTGCGCCCTTCGAGTTCCGTGAGCCGGGCGTCTACACCACGCAATTCCCGGACGGCGTGGGCGAGATGAGCGGGGGCGGCGGCTGGGACCCCGGCGAAGCGACGGACGACACACAGATGGCGGTGCTGGTCGGCGAATCACTGCTGGAACGGAACGGACTGGATCTGCCGGACATCTTCGGCCGGTTCCAGCGCTGGGCGGCGGACGATCCGAAGGACATCGGCCTCCAGACCGAGGACGTGCTGACGAACGGCTCGCCGTGGGACCTCGCGGCACCGCTGCACTTCCACATCACGGGCCGGGCGGCCGGGAACGGCTCCGTGATGAGGGCCTCGACATCGGCGGTGTACTTCGCGGGTGCAGGAACCAGGGCCACGATGGCGGCCGCCCGCCGGATCGCGGCGCTGACCCACGGTGACCGCGCGGCCTGGGAGGGCACGGCGATCCTCCACGAACTGGTCCGCGCGGCCCTGGACGGCGCGGATCCGCTCACCGCCGTGCCGCCGACGCTGCAGCTGGTCGACGCGGACTACCGCGCCGGATGGGCGAAGGTACTCGCAGCTGACTGGCACCCGGACGAGGCGACGGAGTTCAACGGCGCGGTATGGCCGTGTCTGGGCTCGGCGCTCTGGGCACTGCGCACAACGGCGTCGTACGAGGAGTCCGTGGCCGCGGCGATCGACCTGGGCGGCGACACGGACACGGTGGCGGCGGTGACGGGCATGCTGGCGGGGGCGGTGTACGGGATCGGGGCCATCCCGACGAGATGGCTGGAGCCGCTGCACGTACCGCTGCCGGGGTACGGGGGCCGGGTGCTGCGACTGGCTGAACTGACGTGGCTGGCCGAGGCGTTGGAGTCGTGA
- a CDS encoding TetR/AcrR family transcriptional regulator, with translation MGTTTGRRVGRPRAEQRPDSGLSARDELLAAAAELFTTHGYAATTTRVVAESAGMRQATMYHYFGGKEDLLAELLESTVTPSLTLARDLLADDTRPAETLLWELCRSDVELLCGGPHNLGALYLLPEVRGERFAGFHRVRADLKDAYGQLLGATAAGAELDKGELQLRTDLVFGLIEGVILVHRSDPERAVGVFARATADAALRIAGA, from the coding sequence ATGGGCACCACCACAGGACGACGGGTCGGGCGGCCGCGCGCGGAGCAGCGGCCGGACAGCGGGCTGTCCGCGCGCGACGAACTGCTGGCCGCGGCGGCCGAGTTGTTCACGACGCACGGCTACGCGGCGACCACGACGCGGGTGGTCGCGGAGAGCGCGGGGATGCGCCAGGCGACGATGTACCACTACTTCGGGGGCAAGGAGGACCTGCTCGCGGAGCTCCTCGAGTCGACGGTCACGCCCTCCCTGACCCTGGCGCGCGACCTGCTCGCGGACGATACGCGTCCGGCGGAGACGCTCCTGTGGGAGCTGTGCCGCTCGGACGTGGAGCTGCTGTGCGGCGGGCCGCACAACCTGGGCGCGCTGTATCTGCTGCCGGAGGTGCGGGGCGAACGCTTCGCCGGCTTCCACCGGGTGCGGGCGGATTTGAAGGACGCGTACGGGCAGCTGCTGGGGGCGACGGCGGCGGGGGCCGAGCTGGACAAGGGCGAGCTCCAGCTCCGTACGGACCTGGTGTTCGGGCTGATCGAGGGCGTGATCCTGGTGCACAGGTCGGATCCGGAGCGGGCGGTGGGGGTGTTCGCGCGGGCGACGGCGGATGCGGCGCTGCGGATCGCCGGGGCGTGA
- a CDS encoding urea amidolyase associated protein UAAP1, which produces MATATTYGARDHARAQDGARAEAMPVVPATDWPAPPCGAGHLVWAETVAGGNYTHRVLARGTELRLTDLHGDACAHVLLYVDGRPWERLNAADTVKVQWNAYLRAGQLLLSDQGRVLATLVADTGGRHDALCGTSTLVRNTQRYGDGSPQSASPAGRELLKLAALKNGLEPRDLPPSLSFFQGVEVRDDGALDFTGSAGPGASVTLRAEQDLTVLIANVPHPLDPRAEYTSTALEVLAWRAAPTAPGDPLREASPEGRRAYANTIDFLASRGLA; this is translated from the coding sequence ATGGCGACCGCGACGACATACGGGGCCCGCGACCACGCCCGTGCGCAGGACGGCGCCCGCGCCGAGGCCATGCCGGTCGTGCCCGCGACCGACTGGCCCGCGCCGCCCTGCGGGGCCGGACATCTGGTGTGGGCCGAGACCGTCGCGGGCGGCAACTACACCCACCGCGTGCTCGCCCGCGGCACTGAGCTGCGGCTCACGGACCTGCACGGAGACGCCTGCGCGCATGTGCTGCTGTACGTGGACGGGCGACCGTGGGAACGCCTCAACGCCGCCGACACGGTCAAGGTCCAGTGGAACGCCTACCTCCGCGCCGGGCAATTGCTCCTCTCCGACCAGGGCCGCGTACTCGCCACTCTCGTCGCGGACACCGGAGGCCGGCACGACGCCCTGTGCGGCACCTCCACGCTCGTACGCAACACACAGCGGTACGGGGACGGTTCACCCCAGTCCGCCTCCCCGGCCGGCCGCGAGCTCCTCAAGCTCGCCGCGCTCAAGAACGGACTGGAGCCGCGCGATCTCCCGCCCTCCCTCTCCTTCTTCCAGGGCGTGGAGGTACGGGACGACGGCGCACTGGACTTCACCGGATCGGCCGGCCCCGGAGCCTCCGTGACGCTCCGCGCCGAGCAGGATCTGACGGTGCTGATCGCGAACGTCCCGCATCCTCTGGACCCGCGCGCCGAGTACACCAGCACGGCGCTGGAGGTGCTGGCCTGGCGCGCCGCGCCCACCGCGCCCGGCGATCCGCTCCGGGAGGCCTCACCCGAGGGACGCCGCGCCTACGCCAACACCATTGATTTCCTTGCCTCGAGGGGACTCGCATGA
- a CDS encoding urea amidolyase associated protein UAAP2 — translation MSATTVVPACAAWSAVVRVGEQLTITDLHGNQAVDFLVYDAHDTAVRYSAADTVHAQGNIFLTTGSVLMSNEHTPLMTVTEDTCGRHDTVGGACSKESNTLRYGHHTWSQHACVDNFLAEGARYGLGKRDLVSNINWYMNVPVEKDGTLGIIDGISAPGLRVTLHAETDVLVLVSNCPQINNPCNGFEPTAVKMTISEAAV, via the coding sequence ATGAGCGCGACCACCGTCGTACCCGCCTGCGCCGCCTGGTCCGCCGTCGTCCGCGTCGGTGAGCAGCTGACCATCACCGATCTGCACGGCAATCAGGCCGTGGACTTCCTGGTGTACGACGCCCACGACACCGCCGTCCGCTACAGCGCAGCCGACACCGTCCACGCCCAGGGGAACATCTTCCTCACCACCGGGAGCGTGCTGATGTCGAACGAGCACACCCCGCTGATGACCGTCACCGAGGACACCTGCGGACGGCACGACACGGTCGGCGGCGCCTGCTCCAAGGAGTCCAACACCCTGCGCTACGGACACCACACCTGGTCGCAGCACGCCTGCGTCGACAACTTCCTCGCGGAGGGCGCGCGTTACGGCCTCGGCAAGCGCGATCTGGTCTCCAACATCAACTGGTACATGAACGTCCCGGTCGAGAAGGACGGCACGCTCGGCATCATCGACGGCATCTCCGCGCCGGGCCTGCGCGTCACCCTGCACGCCGAGACCGATGTCCTGGTCCTCGTCTCCAACTGCCCTCAGATCAACAACCCGTGCAACGGATTCGAACCGACCGCCGTCAAGATGACGATCAGCGAGGCCGCCGTATGA
- a CDS encoding 5-oxoprolinase/urea amidolyase family protein, with protein sequence MTAFDTLLVANRGEIAVRIIRTARRLGLRTVAVYSDPDRAAPHVRLADEAVRLGPAPAKESYLDADLILRAAKDTGAGAIHPGYGFLSEDADFARRCEDAGLVFVGPTAGQLELFGAKHTARAAAEAAGVPLAPGTGLLPDLAAALAAADGIGYPVMLKATGGGGGIGMRAVHDAEGLADAWERVHRVAAASFSSAGVFLERLVERARHVEVQIFGDGEGRVVTFGDRDCSLQRRNQKVLEEAPAPGLPDSVRTQLTSSARELCASVGYRSAGTVEFVYDAAREEAYFLEVNTRLQVEHPVTEEIYGVDLVEWMLRLAQGETAVVREPGAPRGHAVEARVYAEDPSRDHRPGAGLLTRVSFPTDVRVDSWVETGTEVTTAYDPMLAKVVAYGADRAEAIERLDSALAATRVDGIETNLGLVRAALADASVRAAAHNTATLATISDPTPRIEVMASGTLTTVQDWPGRTGYWQVGVPPSGPMDDRSFRLGNRALGNDEGTPGLECTLQGPTLRFTHAATVCVAGAPAPVTVDGEPVSQWEPFTVPAGSSLAIGTPGGQGLRTYILFAGGLDVPDFLGSAATFTLGRFGGHGGRALRTGDVLHGGTAAVTGPGVAGAPVPHAERPLFPNFWHIAVTEGPHAAPEFFTEEDIHDFYAAEWKIHFNSARTGVRLIGPKPRWARTDGGEAGLHPSNIHDTPYSVGAVDYTGDMPVLLGPDGPSLGGFVCPATILKAERWKLGQLRPGDTVRFVPVTVEGEERRIIVDGGILGRGESVTYRRSGDDNLLVEYGEMQLDLALRMRVHALAEAVAAEELPGVVDLTPGIRSLQIQIDPETLSQSALLSVLTRLESELPPSNALVVSSRTVHLPLSWDDPATREAIARYMAGVRDDAPWCPWNIEFIRRVNGLDSVDDVYRTVFDAEYLVLGLGDVYLGAPVATPLDPRHRLVTTKYNPARTWTAENSVGIGGAYLCVYGMEGPGGYQFVGRTTQVWSRWQERPWLLRFFDRIKWYAVEADELLELRADMAAGRFTPRIEEGTFSLADHQRFLVENAESIASFRARQSRAFGAERDAWEAAGEFTRAESTGAPAVPELDVPPGGQVVEAEFAASVWQLNVEPGAVVTPGQPLLTLEAMKMESRVHAPYAARVARFLVTPGTQVEAGTPLAILTPTNP encoded by the coding sequence ATGACCGCGTTCGACACGCTGCTGGTCGCCAACCGGGGCGAGATCGCCGTCCGTATCATCCGCACCGCCCGCCGCCTCGGGCTGCGTACGGTCGCCGTCTACTCCGACCCCGACCGCGCCGCACCTCATGTCCGGCTCGCCGACGAGGCGGTACGGCTCGGCCCCGCGCCCGCCAAGGAGTCGTATCTCGACGCCGATCTCATACTCAGGGCCGCGAAGGACACGGGCGCGGGCGCCATCCACCCCGGTTACGGCTTCCTCTCCGAGGACGCGGACTTCGCGCGCCGCTGCGAGGACGCCGGGCTCGTCTTCGTCGGGCCGACCGCCGGGCAGCTGGAACTCTTCGGCGCGAAGCACACCGCGCGGGCCGCCGCCGAGGCCGCGGGCGTACCGCTCGCCCCCGGCACCGGGCTGCTGCCCGACCTGGCCGCCGCGCTGGCGGCGGCGGACGGCATCGGCTACCCGGTGATGCTCAAGGCGACGGGCGGCGGTGGCGGCATAGGCATGCGGGCCGTGCACGACGCCGAGGGCCTGGCCGACGCATGGGAGCGGGTGCACCGGGTCGCCGCGGCCTCCTTCTCCTCGGCCGGCGTCTTCCTGGAGCGCCTGGTCGAGCGCGCCCGCCATGTCGAGGTGCAGATCTTCGGTGACGGCGAGGGCCGGGTGGTCACCTTCGGCGACCGCGACTGCTCGCTCCAGCGCCGCAACCAGAAGGTGCTGGAGGAGGCCCCGGCGCCAGGTCTGCCCGATTCCGTACGCACACAACTGACGTCCTCCGCACGGGAGTTGTGCGCCAGTGTCGGTTACCGCTCGGCCGGCACGGTCGAGTTCGTGTATGACGCGGCCCGGGAGGAGGCGTACTTCCTGGAGGTCAACACCCGCCTCCAGGTGGAGCATCCGGTGACCGAGGAGATCTATGGCGTCGATCTCGTCGAGTGGATGCTGCGGCTCGCGCAGGGCGAGACGGCTGTCGTACGCGAGCCGGGCGCACCGCGCGGACACGCCGTCGAGGCCCGCGTCTACGCCGAGGACCCGAGCCGCGACCACCGCCCCGGCGCCGGCCTGCTGACCCGGGTGTCCTTCCCCACCGACGTACGTGTCGACTCCTGGGTCGAGACGGGGACAGAGGTGACGACGGCGTACGACCCGATGCTGGCGAAGGTCGTGGCGTACGGCGCCGATCGTGCCGAGGCCATCGAGCGGCTGGACTCCGCGCTGGCCGCGACCCGCGTCGACGGCATCGAGACGAATCTGGGCCTGGTGCGGGCCGCGCTCGCCGACGCGTCCGTACGGGCCGCCGCACACAACACCGCGACGCTGGCGACGATCAGCGACCCGACGCCGCGGATCGAGGTCATGGCGTCGGGAACCCTCACCACCGTCCAGGACTGGCCGGGCCGCACCGGCTACTGGCAGGTCGGCGTGCCGCCGTCGGGGCCGATGGACGATCGCTCGTTCCGCCTCGGCAACCGCGCGCTCGGCAACGACGAGGGCACGCCAGGACTGGAGTGCACGCTGCAGGGTCCGACGCTGCGGTTCACGCACGCGGCGACGGTCTGCGTTGCGGGCGCGCCCGCGCCGGTGACGGTCGACGGTGAACCGGTCAGCCAGTGGGAGCCGTTCACCGTCCCCGCGGGTTCCTCACTGGCCATCGGCACCCCCGGCGGCCAGGGCCTGCGCACCTACATCCTGTTCGCGGGCGGTCTGGACGTCCCGGACTTCCTGGGCAGCGCGGCCACGTTCACGCTGGGCCGGTTCGGCGGCCACGGCGGCCGGGCGCTGCGTACGGGCGATGTCCTGCACGGCGGCACGGCGGCGGTGACCGGCCCGGGCGTTGCCGGCGCGCCCGTCCCGCACGCCGAGCGCCCCCTCTTCCCGAACTTCTGGCACATCGCGGTGACAGAAGGCCCGCACGCCGCACCGGAGTTCTTCACCGAGGAGGACATCCACGACTTCTATGCCGCCGAGTGGAAGATCCACTTCAACTCCGCGCGCACGGGCGTGCGGCTGATCGGCCCGAAGCCGCGGTGGGCGCGGACGGACGGCGGGGAGGCGGGACTGCACCCGTCCAACATCCACGACACTCCGTACTCGGTCGGCGCGGTCGACTACACCGGAGACATGCCCGTGCTGCTGGGCCCGGACGGCCCGTCGCTCGGCGGCTTCGTCTGCCCGGCGACGATTCTGAAGGCGGAGCGCTGGAAACTCGGCCAGCTACGGCCGGGGGACACGGTCAGGTTCGTCCCGGTGACGGTCGAGGGCGAGGAGCGCCGGATCATCGTCGACGGCGGGATCCTCGGGCGGGGCGAGTCGGTCACGTACCGCCGCAGCGGGGACGACAATCTGCTGGTCGAGTACGGGGAGATGCAGCTGGATCTCGCTCTGCGGATGCGGGTGCACGCACTGGCCGAGGCGGTGGCGGCAGAGGAACTGCCGGGCGTCGTGGATCTGACGCCGGGCATCCGCTCGCTCCAGATCCAGATCGACCCGGAGACCCTCTCCCAGTCGGCCCTCCTCTCCGTCCTGACCCGCCTCGAGTCCGAACTCCCGCCCTCGAACGCCCTGGTGGTGTCGTCACGGACGGTCCACCTCCCCCTGTCCTGGGACGACCCGGCGACGCGGGAGGCGATCGCCCGCTATATGGCCGGGGTTCGGGACGACGCGCCGTGGTGTCCGTGGAACATCGAGTTCATCCGCCGCGTCAACGGCCTCGATTCGGTGGACGACGTCTACCGCACGGTCTTCGACGCGGAATATCTCGTACTCGGGCTGGGCGACGTCTACTTGGGCGCACCGGTCGCCACGCCGCTGGACCCGCGGCACCGGCTGGTCACGACGAAGTACAACCCGGCCCGGACATGGACGGCGGAGAACTCGGTCGGGATCGGCGGCGCGTACTTGTGCGTCTACGGCATGGAAGGGCCCGGCGGTTATCAGTTCGTGGGCCGTACGACTCAGGTGTGGTCACGCTGGCAGGAACGGCCGTGGCTGCTGCGCTTCTTCGACCGGATCAAGTGGTACGCGGTCGAGGCGGACGAACTTCTGGAACTTCGCGCGGACATGGCGGCGGGCCGCTTCACGCCCCGTATCGAGGAGGGAACGTTCTCGCTGGCGGACCACCAGCGCTTCCTCGTCGAGAACGCGGAGTCGATCGCGTCCTTCCGCGCCCGCCAGTCGAGGGCCTTCGGGGCGGAACGCGACGCATGGGAGGCGGCGGGCGAGTTCACCCGCGCGGAGTCGACTGGCGCGCCCGCGGTCCCCGAACTGGACGTTCCGCCGGGCGGGCAGGTCGTGGAGGCCGAATTCGCCGCCTCGGTCTGGCAGTTGAACGTGGAGCCGGGGGCTGTTGTCACGCCCGGTCAGCCGCTGCTGACGCTGGAAGCGATGAAGATGGAATCCCGCGTGCACGCGCCGTACGCGGCGCGGGTCGCGCGATTCCTGGTCACGCCCGGCACCCAGGTGGAAGCGGGCACCCCGCTGGCCATCCTGACCCCCACGAACCCCTGA
- the atzF gene encoding allophanate hydrolase: MPTTALARVRDAYDRIDRARRPDIWITLRPRADAESDARAVDARVAAGEQLPLAGRAVAVKGNIDIGGLPTTAGCPSYAYTPSADAPSVARLRAAGAIVLGSTNMDQFATGLVGTRSPYGAVRSAHDPARIAGGSSSGSAVAVALGIADLALGTDTAGSGRVPAAFNGIVGIKPTRGIVPTDGVVPACASLDCVSVFARTLPEAELALALIATPPGRAAPHRTPGPWRVAVPPTEQLGAMDEGWVEAYEAAAGRLAHAGALLSPIDLTPFTEAAALLYDGAFVAERYTATGAFVDKETNDLDPTVAAIIRRARDIPAHRLFADQARLSALRARAMTALAEADALLLPTTPGHPTLDDVAADPFGANARLGRFTNSTNLFDLAAVAVPAGEVDARPFGVMLIGPAGTDDRLARIAALLTPPVRLAVVGAHLTGQPLNPQLLALGARLIRTTTTAPAYRLFALRTDPPKPGLVHVDSDGRHIEAEIWELPPEGLGTLTATLPRPMAIGRLELADGTTAPGFLCEPAALDGAVDITAYGGWRAYRNS; encoded by the coding sequence ATGCCCACCACCGCCCTCGCCCGCGTCCGGGACGCATACGACCGCATCGACCGCGCCCGTCGGCCCGACATCTGGATCACCCTCCGCCCCCGCGCCGACGCCGAATCGGACGCCCGCGCCGTCGACGCGCGCGTCGCCGCCGGTGAGCAACTCCCCCTCGCCGGCCGCGCCGTCGCCGTCAAGGGCAACATCGACATCGGCGGCCTCCCCACTACCGCCGGCTGCCCCTCCTACGCCTATACCCCGTCCGCCGACGCCCCCTCCGTCGCCAGGCTCAGAGCCGCCGGTGCCATCGTGCTCGGCAGTACCAACATGGATCAGTTCGCCACCGGCCTCGTCGGCACCCGCTCGCCGTACGGCGCGGTACGCAGCGCCCACGACCCGGCAAGGATCGCCGGAGGATCCAGCTCCGGATCCGCCGTCGCCGTCGCCCTCGGCATCGCGGACCTCGCGCTCGGCACGGACACCGCCGGCTCCGGCCGTGTCCCCGCCGCCTTCAACGGCATCGTCGGCATCAAGCCCACCCGAGGCATCGTCCCCACCGACGGCGTCGTCCCCGCCTGCGCGAGCCTCGACTGCGTCAGCGTCTTCGCCCGCACACTCCCCGAGGCCGAACTCGCCCTCGCCCTCATCGCCACGCCACCCGGCCGCGCGGCCCCGCACCGCACCCCCGGCCCCTGGCGGGTCGCTGTGCCGCCGACGGAGCAGCTCGGGGCCATGGACGAGGGCTGGGTCGAGGCATACGAAGCGGCAGCAGGCCGTCTCGCGCACGCCGGCGCCCTCCTCAGCCCCATCGACCTCACCCCCTTCACCGAGGCGGCCGCGCTCCTCTACGACGGCGCATTCGTCGCCGAGCGCTACACCGCCACAGGCGCCTTTGTCGACAAGGAAACGAACGACCTCGATCCCACCGTCGCCGCCATCATCCGCCGCGCCCGCGACATCCCCGCCCATCGGCTCTTCGCCGACCAGGCCCGGCTCAGCGCCCTCCGCGCCCGCGCCATGACCGCCCTCGCGGAAGCGGACGCGCTCCTCCTGCCCACCACTCCAGGCCACCCCACCCTCGACGACGTCGCCGCCGACCCGTTCGGCGCCAATGCCCGGCTCGGCCGGTTCACCAACTCCACCAATCTCTTCGACCTCGCCGCGGTCGCCGTCCCCGCAGGTGAAGTGGACGCCCGCCCCTTCGGCGTCATGCTGATCGGCCCGGCCGGCACGGACGACCGACTCGCCCGGATCGCCGCACTGCTCACTCCGCCCGTTCGCCTCGCCGTCGTCGGAGCCCACCTCACCGGCCAGCCCCTCAACCCCCAACTCCTCGCCCTCGGCGCCCGGTTGATCCGTACCACCACCACAGCCCCCGCCTACCGGCTCTTCGCCCTGCGTACCGACCCGCCCAAGCCGGGCCTTGTCCATGTGGACAGCGACGGTCGGCATATCGAGGCCGAGATCTGGGAGCTGCCTCCGGAGGGCCTCGGCACGCTCACCGCCACCCTCCCCCGCCCCATGGCGATCGGCCGCCTGGAACTGGCCGACGGCACCACCGCCCCCGGTTTCCTCTGCGAACCCGCCGCCCTCGACGGCGCCGTCGACATCACGGCGTACGGCGGCTGGCGAGCGTACAGAAACAGTTGA